The genome window ggttacataaccagctctggaatctgtgttggggttacataaccagctctggaatctgtgttggggttacataaccagctctggaatctgtgttggggttacataaccagctctggaatctgtgTTGGGGTTAAAACCTGTTGACGCGAGGTGTTCCCCTAGGGGAACGCCACCTCCCCCGTTCAGCTGGAACGGTGGCGcatggaatgcaaaaatattcttagaaatatttaacctctaCACATTAACAAGttcaatagctcaaatgaaagataaacaccttgttcatctagccagcaagtcagatttctaaaatgttttacggcgaaaacatagcacatatttatgtcaaaccaccaccaaagacacagctaatttgaatagccatgttgaacAAAAGATGCAATCAACAAatgcaggattaaaagaaaaataattcactaaccgtTTGAAAATCTtaatcagatgacagtaataggacatgttacacagtacatttatgtttttttcaataatatgctattcATATCCATAAAtgtctgtttacaatgacgccatgttcaaaaaatgctactcaaatgtccggagaaattatgATAGCGCCgccagataacgtcagataacaagcaatacacatcataaactttgacgaaatatacatgttctacatttagttagaaagatacactgcttcttaatgcaaccgctgtgttacatttatttttaacgttacagaattcgttcactaggcaAAAATATGAGACGGAGCTCTGACATTAGCAAAATGTCTACGCTATGTTGGAGTACACAGAAACACAAAAtgaccacataaatattcccttacctttgatgttcttcgatcagaagtcgtggaaggagtcatacttaccaaaaactgCGTTTGGCTTTCAAGTCTGTGTCTTTGGGTTATCAAACGGGACAAATTCCggctgaaatgcagccaaaattctagGGAATGCGCATCAAAACttaaaattacatattatatgttgactaaactggtcaatctaagtgcagaatcaagctttaggatgttatAAACGTGCAAAACAATTCTCAGCTCGAACAGACAAACTGACATCGTTTGGTGAATCATGGAACAAAGAGGGCTCCAGACGCGACGCGCGCATGAGAGTACATGTATTTTCGCGTGACCCGAAGGTTTTAGCCCGCCAAAGGTTGAGGGGGCGCGCGATTTTCACAATGAAACGCCCCATTGAAAggagacatcgcgctgaagagatagaaactgttcccagatccgtacctggttgggaagggtgggggcgatgatgTCAAAGTTGGCCCAAATTTCCGGATGAcaagagagtttgggagaatggctgccctgagagttctgctttacatacagacataatttgaacggttttagaagctttagagtgttttctattcaataataattattatatgcatatattagcaattttggacagatttttttttctgtttactatgggcacgcaattcctccaaagggggcagtagacagccctatccccaacaggttttaaGGAGTGTAGTCAGTATCCAGGTACTTAAGGAGTGTAGTCAGTAACATCCAGGTACTTTAGTTAGTTCTGTAGTTAGTATACATCCAGGTACATgtctgtctgctaaatgacttaaattgCATGTAGTTAGTATACATCTTTAACAGGTTGGTTCTGTGCATGTCTGTATGTTTGCATGGAGCATCCAGAGCGCTCAGGGAGAAGAAGCACATgcagtatagagagagacagagcgacagagggagagagcaagtgAGAGGTGATGTGCTCCTCTGCTCTTCCAGCTGTGGTCTGGTCACATGACCAGTGAAATGCCCAGTCAGTCCTGTCAGATGGTTACgtaaggctgtgtgtgtgggactggagAGAGTGAAGTGTGGAGCAAGGGAAACAGATTActttccatcctccctctccctctctctctcctcctcccctctcccctctctctctctcccacctcccctctctctctcctccacctcccctctctctctcccctccacctcccctctctctctccctccacctccccctctctctccctcccacctccccctctcccctccacctcccctctctcctctccacctcccccctcccccacctccccctctccctctctctctcccctccacctctccctctctccctccacctccccctctcccctctctcccccacctcccccctcccctctcctccctccccctctctctcccctctctcccttcctctccctctctctcctctctcccctccacctcccctctctcccctctctctctcccctccacctccccctccctccctctctctcccctccacctcccctctccctcccctcccacctccccctctccccctctcccctctccccctctctcccctccacctcccctctctctctcccctcccacctccccctctctctcccctcccacctccccctctctctcccccccactcccacctccccctcccctccctccccctctcctctctctcctcccacctcccctctcccctcctctctctctccctcccacctcccctctcctcctcccccctccacctcccctctccccctcctctctcacctttctctcctcctccctccccctcccctctctctctctctcccctctcctctctctctcccctccacctccccctctcctctctctctcccctccacctccccctcccctctctctcccctccacctcccctctcccactctacctccctcccctctcccctctccctctctctctcccctcccacctccccctcccctcctcctctcccctccacctcccctctccctctctctcccctccctctctcccctccacctcccccctccctctctctctccctccacctccccctctccctctctctatccctccacccccctctccccctctctctctctccctctccctcccctccccctctcccccctctctctttcccctccacctcccctctctctctccctccccctccctctctttccctccacctccccctctgcctctctctctcccctccacctccccctctccctctctctcccccctccacctccccctctccagcTCTCCCCCTCCACGCTCTCTCCCCAGTCCACCTTTGGGAACCTCTCCCTCTGCTCACTCCACCTCTGGGCTCTGTTGGAGgaactccacctccccctctctctccccctccacccattTCTCTCTGAacctcccccctccacctcccccctcccctgtctTTTCCCACACGCTCTTACCCCGAGGGAATGCTCATCTGGGCTCTGTTGGAGGAAGAACCCATTTCTCTCTGATGACCCCTGtctacagagagggacagagacagttaggTTCACTGTTAGCTGTACAGTGGACGGTTTCATAACATGAATCTATCAGCAAATACTAGTGTAAAGGTTATCATGGTGTGTTGCTTAGGTagatgtgtgtaaatgtgtgtaacGCACCTAAGGCCTTAGAAGTTTGGGTGGATTTATTTGTGTATGTGAGCTTGGTGCATCggcaccgcttgccgtgcggtagcagagagaacagtgtgacttgggtgactggagtctttggcaacTTTTAGGGCCTGGTAGAaacgtcctggatggcagggttCGTGCGCTTGCTTGCATAATATTTGTGCAGATGTGTATGACACGGAGGTGAGAGTTGAGCATGTTTTGGTGTTCCCCTTATttcacccctttctctctctctctccctccccaggttGGAGGAGGTGCCTCCAGTGATGACCCTGCTGCCAGACAACATCCTGCAGGTGTTGCGGCACCAGCTGCTCCAGTGTGTCCAGAAGGCCTCGGACGGGCTGGAGCAGGAGCAGCAGAACCTGGCCCTCCTGCTGGTCAAGTTCCTCATCGTCATCTGCAGGTTGGTCCGTGGTGTTTCTGTAGGACCAGAAGCAGTAGTCTggcccctccctccacctaccaaGACCTGGTTGTACCGGTCCAGTAGTCTggcccctccctccacctaccaaGACCTGGTTGTACCGGTCCAGTAGTCTggcccctccctccacctaccaaGACCTGGTTGTACCGGTCCAGTAGTCTggcccctccctccacctaccaaGACCTGGTTGTACCGGTCCAGTAGTCtggtccctccctccacctaccaaGACCTGGTTGTACCGGTCCAGTAGTCTggcccctccctccacctaccaaGACCTGGTTGTACCGGTCCAGTAGTCTGGCCCTTCCCTCCACCTACCAAGACCTGGTTGTACCGGTCCAgtagtctctccctccctccacctaccaaGACCTGGTTGTACCGGTCCAGTAGTCTggcccctccctccacctaccaaGACCTGGTTGTACCGGTCCAGTAGTCTggcccctccctccacctaccaaGACCTGGTTGTACCGGTCCAGTAGTCTggcccctccctccacctaccaaGACCTGGTTGTACCGGTCCAGTAGTCtggtccctccctccacctaccaaGACCTGGTTGTACCGGTCCAGTAGTCTggcccctccctccacctaccaaGACCTGGTTGTACCGGTCC of Oncorhynchus keta strain PuntledgeMale-10-30-2019 unplaced genomic scaffold, Oket_V2 Un_contig_26479_pilon_pilon, whole genome shotgun sequence contains these proteins:
- the LOC127922624 gene encoding neurobeachin-like protein 1, with translation MASNERLYEVWMLYCNKRDPDYLKLWLEIFIGSYERCLDVDFEKPPSRLEEVPPVMTLLPDNILQVLRHQLLQCVQKASDGLEQEQQNLALLLVKFLIVICSSSLAPPSTYQDLVVPVQ